The genomic stretch TGGCATTCAGAGGGTGCTTTTCGGCAACAACCTCAACTTCTGGCTGCACAAGTTAGTCTTTGTGGACTCTGTCTCCTTCCTGACGGGCAAGAGGTTGTCTCTGCCCCTTGACCGCTACATCCTGGTGGACATCGATGACATCTTTGTGGGCAAGGAGGGCACACGCATGAAGGTGGAAGATGTCAAGGTGTGTCTGTGCTCTCCTGGCTgggtgggcagggctggacactTGTGCTTGCTCAGGGATGCTCCAGAGATGAGCTTTCCTGCCCTCAGAGTCTCCCCTGTCCCTCTGAGAGCCCCTCTCTGAAGCGCTCAGGGACACTGGTGCTTGCTCTGATGTGGCAGCTATCCCTGAGGCCACGTGCTGAGCACACCTTGctttctctccccttctcccagGCACTGTTTGACACACAGAACGAGCTGCGCACCCACATCCCGAACTTCACCTTCAACCTGGGATACTCAGGGAAATTCTTCCACACAGGTGAGGAGGGCAAGGGCACTGCTTCTCCTGTGGGTGCTGTACAGCTGGTGCTGGGGCACCAGTTGGTGCTCAAAGAGGGTGCTGTCAGGGCTGTAGGAGAGTCCTCAGGCAACCCACCCTATTCTTCCATCACCTGGCCACCAAGAGGGGCTGGCCCTCTCTCTGCCCCAGCTGCTCACACAGCTCTCTCTGCTCAGTGCTGACAGCAAGTGTCATGCCACAGGTACTGATGCTGAGGATGAAGGTGATGACCTGCTGCTGTCCTACGTGAAGGAGTTCTGGTGGTTCCCCCACATGTGGAGCCACATGCAGCCTCACCTCTTCCACAACCAGTCGGTTCTCGCCGAGCAGATGACCTTAAATAAGAAATTTGCTGTTGTGAGTAAGATGCTTCCGGTGGGGTTGCTTGTGGTGAGGGGAGGATAGTAGAAGAGGAGCAAAGAAGATTCCCAGGGAATGGCCTCTGCttgctggagcagagggaccTGGTGACGTTAAGTCGTGTCCCCCATGTTGCAGCTGTGTGGGTAAATCCATTTATACTCTAGCACCTAAAGCTAAAGGATTTATCTGCAGCAGCCAACTCGTTGCTGTGGCAGTGAGCTGCCCCAGTGGCTGTTCAAGGGGAGACTCTGTGTCCTGCAGCCGTGCTTGCCTggcctggcccggcccggccccgtggGGATGCAGAGGTGCAGCCCagggggatgctcagcctggcaCCGTGTGAATCTGTGCTGGGTGATGATGTGGGATCCTGGAACCGTGGCTGTGCTGAGAGGCTCCAGCTGATGGAAACTCCCTCTACAGGCTGAACTGTCAGGGACATATTTGGTTGTAAAGGCAGGCTCTGACCTTCAGCTTGGTCTTGGGCTGTCCTTTGTGTGGCACTGACACAGTTCATGCTGTGGTTGACTGACAGCTGTCTCAAATCCAAACTGGTAAAGCCAGACCTATTAATCCTGGGTCCTATGGCCTAAGAGAGGGATCTTCAACCTGACTTGAATTTATTATCTGATAATTAAAACTGCTTAATTAGAGAGAGACCGGGTCTTTCCTGCTAAGGATGGGCAATGTTCCAGCTCAGAATTTCCAGGCTGTTTTGTATCTACTGATACAAACCAATCTGCAGACCTATATAGCTGTATCTCCTCATTCTTCACACAACAGCTTGGCTGTGGCTGTTCTGTGGGTGACGGCAGAAGACAGGGATGAGGATGGTCTGAATGAAGCAGAGGAGTGGGTGTCCACCCAGcatggctgctcctgggctccCTTTTGTGGAGACAGCCAGGCTTAGGAGAGGATGCAGAGGCACAGCCTTGCCCTGCTTACTCTGCAGAGGCACAACTAGACAGTTTGTAGCTGGGAATGGAGAAGGATTGGTTTGTGATTTTGGGATCGTCACAGTCACCCATTCCACACTCTCTTCTCTGCAGGAGCATGGCATCCCCACTGACATGGGGTACGCTGTGGCCCCCCACCACTCGGGCGTGTACCCTGTCCATGTGCAGCTGTACGAGGCTTGGAAGCAGGTTTGGTCCATCAGGGTGACGAGCACAGAGGAATATCCACACCTGAAACCCGCTCGCTACCGCCGCGGCTTCATCCACAACGGCATCATGGTGAGTGCTGGGCTTTGTCTCTGGGGCTTCTCTTCTCCTGCCTCCCCCACCAAAACCAGAACTTCGGGACGTGGTTTCCGTGCAGCTCCGGTTTGAGGGGGTTGTTCCCCCTTGCTCATCCTGCATGGGTGAAGCTTGTGTGAGGACAGTTCTTGGCATTTCCATCTGTCCACATCCTTCCCCTCTGTGTATGGATTAAAGTCAAGAGTGATGAGGGGCAGTGGAACTGGTCCTGGCCTCTGAGCAGTTGAGGTCAGATTCCCCCTTTTTGTTGGGAAGGAAAGGAGATCCAGCTCTCAAAGCCTGGAGGAGGCCATGTGGCCATTTCATTGCCCTGGCTCTTCCACCTGTTCCATCCATATATTTTTTCCTGCCCCAGGTACTCCCCCGGCAAACCTGTGGCCTGTTCACACACACCATTTTCTACAATGAATACCCTGGTGGCTCCAGTGAGCTGGACAAAATCATCAATGGGGGTGAACTCTTCCTGACTGTCCTCCTGAACCCTGTAAGTACTGCCCAGTGAGAGACAGACAGGCATCTTGCAGAGctgtcctggcactgctgcgggagatgtccccagtgtccttaGCCAGGGTGGGACCATTTGTGGGATGGCTGCTGGGTGAGGCTCCACTAACCCCTGCTCTGTCCTCTTGGCTTCAGATCAGCATCTTCATGACCCATCTGTCCAACTATGGCAATGACCGCCTGGGCTTGTACACCTTCAAGCACCTGGTCCGCTTCCTCAACTCCTGGACCAACTTGAAGCTGCAGACATTGCCCCCCgtgcagctggcacagaaaTACTTCCAGATCTTTTCCGAGGAGAAGGACCCACTGTGGCAGGTACCCCTGTGCCTATAATAGTGGGAGTGACCCTTTTTATTGTGCTGGGAGAGGGTAGTGGGGTGTAGCTGGTCCTGATATGAGCCTCAGGTAACGTCCAGCCTGGATTTCTTTCTGGTTCCCTGGGTAAGCTGTGGCTTTTCACCTCTCGCTGGTtctgcaggcagtgccagaaAGGGGTTTGTCCTGTAGACCTGGAGATAAGCCCAGTCTGTGTCCTGCCTGCTGAGCAGGATGGCCTCTCCTGTGTCTGCTcaggcaggaggggctgggcagtggTGTGGGGTCCCATCCAGGCTCTGTCTCTGATCCTCCACACTGTGTTTCAGGATCCCTGTGAAGACAAACGACACAAGGACATTTGGTCCAAAGAAAAGACCTGTGACCGATTCCCAAAGCTTCTCATCATTGGGCCTCAAAAAACAGGTGCTTCCCTTCACCTTCAGTTCTGTGAGCATGCTGGGAGGCTTGACAGGACCCCCCAAAGAGCCTCTGTCAGCCCTCCTGCTCTGAAGCAGAGCTTGGAGGGAGGTTTGGCCTGTGTCAACTCCCTCTTTCTGTCTGTCCAAAGGAACAACTGCCCTTTATCTCTTCCTGGGGATGCACCCAGACCTGAGCAGCAACTACCCCAGCTCAGAGACCTTTGAGGAGATACAGTTCTTCAATGGACACAACTATCACAAGGGCATCGACTGGTGGGTCTCTGCCTTATGGGGACTGTGCTGGGAGTGCTCATAACTTTGGGAAGGCGAGCAGTGGTGCTGTGAGGTTTCCCTTCTGAGTGTCTGAGATGTCACCTGTGAGGGCGGTGCTGGGGCCATCTTTTGGTGCCTGTCTGCCAGCCTCACACTGTGCCTCCCCCAGGTACATGGAATTCTTCCCCATCCCCTCCAACACCACCTCTGACTTCTACTTTGAGAAAAGTGCCAACTACTTTGACTCTGAAGTGGCTCCCCGGcgagctgcagccctgctgtccAAGGCCAAAATCATCACCATCCTCATCAACCCTGCAGATCGAGCCTACTCCTGGTATCAGGTCAGCCTCTGCCTCTCCCCTGGGTTGGGCAGTCCTGTGGGATGGTGGGCTTGGTTTGGGATGTGGGGTGACTGTGGATGCCATGCTAGCT from Anomalospiza imberbis isolate Cuckoo-Finch-1a 21T00152 chromosome 15, ASM3175350v1, whole genome shotgun sequence encodes the following:
- the NDST1 gene encoding bifunctional heparan sulfate N-deacetylase/N-sulfotransferase 1; protein product: MTVLARARRGIWQLSPQVVLLLLFAFCLLSVFISAYYLYGWKRGLEPSGDVAGPDCDEPKVAPSRLLPLKTLKVADSSRTDPLVLVFVESLYSQLGQEIVAILESSRFKYRTEIAPGKGDMPTLTDKDRGRFALIIYENILKYVNLDAWNRELLDKYCVEYGVGIIGFFKANENSLLSAQLKGFPLFLHSNLALKDCSINPKSPLLYITRPSEVEKGVLPGEDWTVFQSNHSTYEPVLLAKTKSAESIPHMSVDAALHTTVMQDLGLHDGIQRVLFGNNLNFWLHKLVFVDSVSFLTGKRLSLPLDRYILVDIDDIFVGKEGTRMKVEDVKALFDTQNELRTHIPNFTFNLGYSGKFFHTGTDAEDEGDDLLLSYVKEFWWFPHMWSHMQPHLFHNQSVLAEQMTLNKKFAVEHGIPTDMGYAVAPHHSGVYPVHVQLYEAWKQVWSIRVTSTEEYPHLKPARYRRGFIHNGIMVLPRQTCGLFTHTIFYNEYPGGSSELDKIINGGELFLTVLLNPISIFMTHLSNYGNDRLGLYTFKHLVRFLNSWTNLKLQTLPPVQLAQKYFQIFSEEKDPLWQDPCEDKRHKDIWSKEKTCDRFPKLLIIGPQKTGTTALYLFLGMHPDLSSNYPSSETFEEIQFFNGHNYHKGIDWYMEFFPIPSNTTSDFYFEKSANYFDSEVAPRRAAALLSKAKIITILINPADRAYSWYQHQRAHDDLVALKYTFHEVITAGPEAAPKLRTLQNRCLVPGWYATHIERWLNSYHANQILVLDGKLLRTEPAKVMETVQKFLGVTNFIDYHKTLAFDPKKGFWCQLLDGGKTKCLGKSKGRKYPEMDSDSRSFLRDYYRDHNIELSKLLYKMGQTLPTWLREELQSTR